Sequence from the Thermoanaerobaculia bacterium genome:
CGGAAGGCGCGCGAGGGCGAAGTCGAAGCCGAAGGACGACTTCCCCTCGCCGTTCGACCCGCGGTTCCGCGACCGTTACGCGTTTTCCGAGGCGCCGGCGCCGGAAGCGGGCGTCGATCTCGTCTTTCGGCCCCGGAGCGAGTTCGAGGGGGCGCTCGAGGGCCGTGCGCGGTTCGACGCGGCCGGCGCGCTGCGCCGGGTGAATTTCAATCTGGCGAAGCGGCCGCGGTTCACGAAGCGGCTGGATTTCACCATTATCATCGGGGCCGACGGTTATCCGGAGCGCGTCGAGTCGGGCGGCGAGGTCTCGCTCATCATCTGGAAGCGGAAATTCGAATCGACGCTCCTCCTGCGCGACGTCCGCGCGGGGGAAAAGGAGAAGGAGGCGCGATGATCAACGGGATCGACTCCCACCTGGTTACGACCGGCAACGACCTTCCCGGCTACCGGATCACGCGGACGATCGGGCTCGTGCGCGGCATCGTCGTGCGCTCGCGGAGCGTCTTCGGGACGATTGGCGCGTCGCTCCAGACTCTCGTCGGCGGGAACATCACGCTCTTCACGGAGCTCTGCGAGAAGACCCGGGAGGAAGCCTTCGAGGTGATGTTGAAGCATGCGGCCGAACGGGGCGCCAACGCGATCATCGGGATGCGTTACGACGCGAACGAAGTGATGCAGGGCGTGACCGAGGTTCTGGCGTACGGGACCGCCGTGACGGTCGTCCCGGAAAGTCGCTAGTGGGCCCGGCGATGCATCGAGCCGGACGG
This genomic interval carries:
- a CDS encoding YbjQ family protein, which codes for MINGIDSHLVTTGNDLPGYRITRTIGLVRGIVVRSRSVFGTIGASLQTLVGGNITLFTELCEKTREEAFEVMLKHAAERGANAIIGMRYDANEVMQGVTEVLAYGTAVTVVPESR